In bacterium, one DNA window encodes the following:
- a CDS encoding Gfo/Idh/MocA family oxidoreductase: protein MSTYRVGIIGLGRMGSTICDEIVGYPAFALPYSIAASVRASDRLELACGCDLLPEKRDAFRERWGVTALYDDFRRMIEHERPDMVAICTRGENHAELGIAVAELGVPMMYLEKAMACSMTEADALRDAIVRCATAFNTGVLRRFDERYWWARQLIERGEIGTPHTVVQYSGGNLLHGGIHIVDTMMYFLGDPQATSVRGELTLGDITFDSNRFSNDPRAIFEVSFAGGATGYAISGGGWDIEVFGSGGSIRATNNGIDWSWRKPTKDADKWVAYREAAYPQVGFRSSTLNCLEDLVDALEQQRPTLNHIAQCHHSMEICMAVAESHVQGGRRVELPVANRDLYIWHV from the coding sequence ATGTCCACCTACCGCGTCGGCATCATTGGCCTTGGCCGCATGGGCAGCACCATCTGTGACGAGATCGTCGGCTACCCCGCCTTTGCTCTCCCCTACTCCATCGCCGCCTCGGTCCGCGCCAGCGACCGGCTGGAGTTGGCCTGCGGCTGCGACCTGCTCCCCGAGAAGCGCGACGCCTTCCGCGAGCGCTGGGGCGTCACCGCACTCTATGACGACTTCCGTCGCATGATCGAGCACGAGCGGCCGGACATGGTCGCCATCTGCACCAGAGGCGAGAACCATGCCGAGCTGGGGATCGCCGTCGCGGAGCTGGGCGTGCCGATGATGTATTTGGAGAAGGCCATGGCCTGCTCGATGACCGAGGCCGACGCCCTGCGCGACGCGATCGTCCGCTGCGCCACCGCCTTCAACACTGGCGTGCTGCGGCGCTTTGACGAGCGCTACTGGTGGGCCCGCCAGCTCATCGAGCGCGGCGAGATCGGCACGCCGCACACCGTCGTGCAGTACTCGGGCGGCAACCTGCTGCACGGCGGCATCCACATCGTGGACACCATGATGTACTTCCTGGGCGACCCGCAGGCGACGAGCGTTCGCGGGGAGTTGACCCTCGGCGACATCACCTTCGACAGCAACCGCTTCAGCAACGACCCGCGCGCCATCTTCGAGGTGAGCTTCGCGGGCGGCGCGACCGGCTACGCCATCAGCGGCGGGGGCTGGGACATCGAGGTGTTCGGGAGCGGGGGCTCGATCCGCGCGACCAACAACGGCATTGACTGGTCCTGGCGCAAGCCGACCAAGGACGCCGACAAGTGGGTGGCGTACCGCGAGGCGGCGTACCCGCAGGTGGGCTTCCGCAGCTCCACCCTCAACTGCCTCGAGGACCTGGTGGACGCCCTCGAGCAGCAGCGCCCGACGCTCAACCACATCGCGCAGTGCCACCACTCGATGGAGATCTGCATGGCGGTGGCGGAGAGCCACGTACAGGGCGGCCGCCGGGTGGAGCTGCCCGTCGCGAACCGCGACCTGTACATCTGGCACGTCTGA
- a CDS encoding alpha-L-fucosidase — MDISHLMRTPEEVDRLFPWLREDLIRGIPHFISPAWGKDRSQFDAELWAEWWQRIGFGSATLLTGHHDGYLLYPSKLQRQQPDRDYFGEQVAACRQRGMHVMAYYSLTLDSLVGSEHPEWRVRDMAGRIYPPNYEQFSHYHWLCLNSPYREYVVAQLEEVVDHYDVEGVWIDILYLPGHTEELERDTCFCDHCHRQYSEWTGGEHLLDAAGTPRANEFRALTYRNFLVSLKTMLMSKDRPIALTFNGAGRRRMPGYKICDDLTDFFSGEAHNPTSLSITSKSHRHSGRTFELLSCSEVCWSHNQLKPDTLIKLESLSTLIAGGTYTMGITQAPDGRLSEPNVRRLADWGQWINARRDLFRPAEPVYEMGLLAPELGPTGIEKWAEWLRKGHFLFDVFMDVPRGLSPEGPQAPQGADPVASATGDRPPPLILIPQTRPVRADETAVLRDYVVAGGKLLFECPAAAWRDHQPWIEELTGARQLRDHQAYAFYLDPRLEPLGAGLTGDPVMLYAKQAVELELQGAQAVADLVFQFRDKVRTSDIQTVANFWAREDDLPRPPGIVVNRLGAGLVLSTVLPLTVANRDEDRCPWPEMLARNCVRYLLGEPMVSAGAYNQVEVNLCRQPGRLLLHFVNHLYGAGPYMHGLGETQFLRDLPVRLAPALRQTVTAARVEPNGPALPLTDEGFILPELGVHQAVSLA, encoded by the coding sequence ATGGACATCTCGCACCTCATGCGCACCCCCGAAGAAGTGGACCGACTCTTCCCCTGGCTGCGGGAGGACCTCATCCGCGGGATCCCACACTTCATCAGTCCCGCCTGGGGCAAGGACCGCTCGCAGTTCGACGCTGAGCTGTGGGCTGAATGGTGGCAGAGGATCGGCTTCGGCTCGGCGACGCTGCTGACGGGACACCATGACGGCTACCTGCTGTACCCGAGCAAGCTGCAGCGCCAGCAGCCCGACCGCGACTACTTCGGGGAACAGGTGGCGGCCTGTCGCCAGCGCGGTATGCACGTCATGGCGTACTACTCGCTCACGCTCGACAGCCTCGTGGGCAGTGAGCATCCCGAGTGGCGCGTGCGTGACATGGCCGGCCGCATCTACCCACCCAACTACGAGCAGTTCTCGCACTACCACTGGCTGTGTCTCAACAGCCCGTACCGTGAGTACGTTGTCGCGCAGCTCGAGGAGGTCGTGGACCACTACGACGTCGAGGGCGTGTGGATTGACATCCTCTATCTGCCGGGGCACACCGAGGAGTTGGAGCGCGACACGTGCTTTTGCGACCACTGCCACCGGCAGTACTCGGAGTGGACCGGCGGCGAGCACCTGCTGGATGCCGCGGGCACGCCGCGGGCCAATGAGTTCCGCGCGCTCACGTATCGCAACTTCCTGGTGAGCCTCAAGACGATGCTCATGAGCAAGGACCGCCCCATCGCGCTGACCTTCAACGGCGCGGGGCGGCGGCGGATGCCGGGCTACAAGATCTGCGACGATCTGACGGACTTCTTCTCCGGCGAGGCCCACAACCCCACCTCGCTCTCGATCACCAGCAAGAGCCATCGGCACTCGGGGCGGACGTTCGAGCTGCTCAGTTGCTCCGAGGTCTGCTGGTCGCACAACCAGCTCAAGCCCGATACGCTCATCAAGCTCGAGAGCCTCTCCACACTCATCGCCGGCGGGACGTACACCATGGGCATCACCCAGGCGCCGGACGGGCGGCTGTCGGAGCCGAACGTGCGGCGCCTGGCCGACTGGGGCCAGTGGATCAACGCGCGCCGGGACCTCTTCCGCCCGGCCGAGCCGGTCTACGAGATGGGCCTGCTCGCCCCGGAGCTGGGCCCCACCGGCATCGAGAAGTGGGCCGAGTGGCTGCGCAAAGGCCACTTCCTGTTCGATGTGTTCATGGACGTCCCGAGGGGTCTGTCCCCGGAGGGGCCGCAGGCCCCGCAGGGGGCTGACCCCGTCGCGAGCGCCACCGGGGACAGACCCCCTCCGCTGATCCTCATCCCCCAGACCCGGCCCGTTAGGGCGGACGAGACGGCGGTGCTGCGCGACTACGTGGTCGCGGGTGGGAAGTTGCTTTTCGAGTGCCCCGCTGCCGCCTGGCGTGACCACCAGCCGTGGATCGAGGAGCTGACCGGCGCGCGGCAGTTGCGCGACCACCAGGCCTATGCCTTCTACCTCGACCCTCGTCTCGAGCCGCTGGGAGCGGGCCTCACCGGTGACCCGGTGATGCTGTACGCCAAGCAGGCCGTGGAGCTGGAGTTGCAGGGGGCGCAGGCTGTCGCCGACCTCGTCTTCCAGTTCCGCGACAAGGTGCGGACCAGCGACATCCAGACCGTGGCGAACTTCTGGGCGCGCGAGGACGACCTGCCGCGCCCGCCGGGGATCGTCGTCAACCGCCTCGGCGCGGGGCTGGTCCTGTCCACCGTGCTGCCTCTAACGGTGGCCAACCGCGACGAGGACCGCTGCCCGTGGCCGGAGATGCTGGCCCGCAACTGCGTGCGCTATCTGCTGGGCGAGCCGATGGTGTCGGCGGGGGCGTACAACCAGGTCGAGGTGAACCTCTGCCGCCAGCCCGGACGGTTGCTGCTGCACTTCGTCAACCACCTGTACGGGGCTGGGCCCTACATGCATGGCCTGGGCGAGACGCAGTTCCTGCGCGACCTGCCGGTGCGCCTGGCCCCGGCGTTGCGACAGACTGTGACGGCCGCGCGCGTGGAGCCCAACGGACCGGCGTTGCCGCTGACCGACGAGGGCTTCATCCTGCCGGAGTTGGGCGTCCACCAGGCAGTCAGCCTAGCCTAA
- a CDS encoding DUF4091 domain-containing protein — MSRKLMLLCAVLLLVGGGVAIGAEENLGATPQLLANVGFERGDGERAADWGLWPPHGATPGVSSLRDANVHHSGQYSGRLRITAPDFAGICTWHHPAVPVVAGQELVLQFWVKAENVVDRAGCDVQLRQGPDKIVGSAGMANVKGSFDWKLMTHRLVVPEGADHLCVVPLLYGNGTVWCDDFRLYGTPSANVPRAAAPPRVDGDGSDACWAGAATLEGFALNEGAGSPERRTSVKALCDSQTLYFLFDCEKQPGDKLRATVKQRDGVVWSDDEIEVFVNPRGNFGDYYQFIVNPLGTRYDSHGTDASWNADWQVATRQTPQHWVVEIALPIRSFALDLTVGRDWCVNVGRGDKLASQASSWSAAFGGFHNPGRFGRLLGLDLDLLPYYQQDARTRTVAVRQAYEATVAGLDLTHAPTAVAAPVQERMPAITAALARLEKLLADPKGATPQDWAQVRPVAAQLTADIEALRAASLRLRAWSTWREPGAAEPRFGLATAPAMVKVRRDGQDFGGEVSRELNLSAARNEYESGQIVVVSLSGEELTGCRASISPLTGPNGATLGPECLQLSLVGYITTAKPGYETAYVGDWPDPILPLQPFTVAAGQVQPLWLRAYVPPGTRPGLYRGAVTVSAGVQDKRMAVQLRVFDFELPRRQHLATPFGCAPGTLSQWYTGSSDYMTHMPPEVWKRWNRFLLDYRITPTHVARAYVKEVRRPDGSVQYDYSVTDDCMRDVLDRLPADGVAVAGIGDIGWMVNRGATCQPVDTDAHTGRRSGRVSWPKTDSWAALDHAMDGRLLAERGCRAFRFWVKALDPADAGEEIVAFVNCFPNRWVTTFKVGGTDWHEVRIPVEQYHHNTTGAKLDLAGLRTCNDFQFVISKKSRAVSYLLDDIVAECDGGAVVLDDFEAESEVRHMRESLGQQIRHFRDRGWLQWGHVYAKDEIQPVEYAQVLPRYRQALQAVPDARLMQTYYVNRTPQELVGLIKIWCAITSIYDEDFLSARRRAGEKTWLYVCCGPHPPYANFFIDQPGVDHRVLFWQAWQRHCTGLLYWETDYWHGMMPPTAEEPRWPAEPWDQTKVATYREFKVNGDGFLIYPGPDWTPWPSVRLENIRDGIEDYEYLCLLRERAPQSKLLTVGEDISRDFTHFTKDPRVLQERRRQIAAALESGRRP; from the coding sequence ATGTCGCGGAAGCTGATGTTGCTGTGCGCTGTGCTGCTCCTGGTAGGCGGGGGCGTCGCGATCGGGGCCGAAGAGAACCTCGGCGCGACCCCGCAGCTGCTCGCCAATGTGGGTTTCGAGCGCGGGGACGGGGAGCGGGCCGCCGACTGGGGCCTCTGGCCGCCCCACGGCGCCACCCCCGGCGTGAGTAGCCTGCGCGATGCCAACGTCCATCACTCCGGCCAGTACAGCGGCCGCCTGCGCATCACTGCTCCCGACTTCGCGGGCATCTGCACCTGGCACCACCCCGCCGTGCCCGTGGTTGCCGGGCAGGAACTTGTCCTGCAGTTCTGGGTGAAGGCCGAGAACGTCGTGGACCGCGCCGGGTGCGATGTGCAGCTCCGTCAGGGCCCCGACAAGATCGTCGGCAGCGCGGGGATGGCGAACGTGAAGGGCAGCTTCGACTGGAAGCTGATGACCCATCGCTTGGTCGTGCCCGAGGGCGCGGACCACCTCTGTGTCGTGCCGCTGCTGTACGGCAACGGCACGGTGTGGTGCGACGACTTCCGGCTCTATGGCACACCCTCGGCCAACGTGCCCCGTGCTGCCGCCCCGCCGCGAGTTGACGGGGACGGCAGTGACGCCTGTTGGGCCGGCGCCGCGACGCTGGAAGGGTTCGCCCTTAACGAGGGCGCCGGCTCGCCCGAGCGCCGGACGAGCGTGAAGGCGCTGTGCGACAGCCAGACGCTCTACTTCCTCTTTGACTGCGAGAAGCAGCCCGGCGACAAGCTGCGGGCCACCGTGAAGCAGCGGGACGGCGTGGTGTGGTCGGATGACGAGATCGAGGTCTTCGTCAACCCGCGCGGCAACTTCGGCGACTACTACCAGTTCATCGTCAACCCGCTGGGCACACGGTATGACTCTCACGGCACGGATGCCTCCTGGAACGCCGACTGGCAGGTGGCCACGCGGCAGACGCCGCAGCACTGGGTGGTCGAGATCGCCCTCCCGATCCGCAGCTTCGCCCTGGACCTGACCGTGGGGCGCGACTGGTGCGTGAACGTGGGGCGCGGGGACAAGCTGGCGAGTCAGGCCAGCTCGTGGTCGGCGGCCTTCGGCGGCTTCCACAATCCCGGCCGCTTCGGGCGGCTGCTGGGCCTGGACCTCGACCTGCTGCCATACTATCAGCAGGACGCCCGCACCCGCACCGTGGCTGTGCGCCAGGCATACGAGGCGACCGTTGCCGGCCTGGACCTGACCCACGCCCCGACGGCAGTGGCCGCGCCGGTGCAGGAGCGCATGCCCGCGATCACCGCCGCGTTGGCGCGCCTGGAGAAGCTGCTGGCCGACCCGAAAGGGGCCACTCCGCAGGACTGGGCACAGGTGCGGCCGGTCGCGGCCCAGCTGACTGCTGACATCGAGGCGCTCCGCGCCGCCAGCCTGCGCCTGCGGGCTTGGAGTACCTGGCGCGAGCCCGGCGCCGCCGAGCCCCGGTTCGGTCTCGCCACCGCCCCGGCGATGGTCAAGGTGCGGCGCGATGGCCAGGACTTCGGCGGCGAGGTCAGCCGCGAGCTGAACCTGTCGGCCGCGCGCAATGAGTACGAGAGCGGGCAGATCGTCGTCGTGTCGCTGTCGGGGGAGGAACTGACCGGCTGCCGCGCGAGCATCTCGCCGCTCACCGGCCCGAACGGGGCGACGCTGGGCCCCGAGTGCCTGCAGCTCAGCCTGGTCGGCTACATCACCACGGCGAAGCCGGGCTACGAGACGGCGTATGTCGGCGACTGGCCGGACCCGATCCTGCCCCTGCAGCCGTTCACCGTGGCGGCGGGGCAAGTCCAGCCGCTGTGGCTGCGCGCCTACGTGCCGCCAGGGACGCGGCCGGGGCTGTACCGGGGCGCCGTGACGGTCAGCGCGGGCGTCCAGGACAAGCGCATGGCCGTGCAACTGCGGGTCTTCGACTTCGAGTTGCCCCGGCGCCAGCACCTCGCCACCCCCTTCGGCTGCGCCCCGGGTACGCTCTCCCAGTGGTACACCGGCAGCAGCGACTACATGACCCACATGCCGCCCGAGGTGTGGAAGCGCTGGAACCGCTTCCTGCTCGACTACCGTATCACGCCGACCCACGTCGCCCGGGCCTATGTCAAGGAGGTGCGGCGGCCCGACGGCAGCGTGCAGTATGACTACAGCGTCACTGACGACTGCATGCGCGATGTGCTGGACCGCCTCCCGGCCGATGGCGTGGCCGTGGCGGGGATCGGCGACATCGGCTGGATGGTCAACCGTGGGGCCACGTGCCAGCCCGTGGACACGGACGCCCACACCGGCCGGCGCTCAGGCCGGGTGAGCTGGCCCAAGACGGACTCGTGGGCGGCGCTGGATCACGCCATGGACGGGAGGCTGCTGGCGGAGCGCGGCTGCCGGGCTTTCCGCTTCTGGGTCAAAGCCCTCGACCCCGCCGACGCGGGCGAGGAGATCGTCGCCTTCGTCAACTGCTTCCCGAACCGCTGGGTCACGACGTTCAAGGTCGGCGGCACGGACTGGCACGAGGTGCGGATTCCCGTCGAACAGTACCACCACAACACGACCGGCGCGAAGCTGGACCTGGCCGGCCTGCGCACCTGCAACGACTTCCAGTTCGTCATTAGCAAGAAGAGCCGCGCCGTCAGCTACCTGCTGGATGACATCGTGGCCGAGTGCGACGGCGGCGCGGTCGTGCTCGACGACTTCGAGGCGGAGTCTGAGGTGCGCCACATGCGGGAGAGCCTGGGGCAGCAGATACGCCACTTCCGCGACCGGGGCTGGCTGCAGTGGGGCCATGTCTACGCCAAGGACGAGATCCAGCCGGTGGAATACGCGCAGGTTCTGCCGCGGTACCGGCAGGCGCTGCAGGCCGTGCCTGATGCGCGGCTCATGCAGACGTACTATGTCAACCGCACGCCGCAGGAGCTGGTCGGCCTCATCAAGATCTGGTGCGCCATCACCTCGATCTATGACGAGGACTTCCTGAGCGCCCGGCGCCGAGCCGGGGAGAAGACATGGCTCTACGTGTGCTGCGGTCCCCATCCCCCGTACGCCAACTTCTTCATTGACCAGCCCGGCGTGGACCACCGCGTGCTCTTCTGGCAGGCCTGGCAGCGCCACTGCACCGGCCTCCTGTACTGGGAGACGGACTACTGGCATGGCATGATGCCGCCGACAGCCGAGGAGCCGCGCTGGCCCGCCGAGCCGTGGGACCAGACCAAGGTGGCGACCTACCGCGAGTTCAAGGTCAACGGGGATGGCTTCCTGATCTACCCGGGGCCGGACTGGACGCCGTGGCCATCGGTGCGGCTGGAGAACATCCGCGACGGCATCGAGGACTACGAGTATCTTTGCCTGCTGCGCGAGCGAGCGCCGCAAAGCAAGCTGCTGACAGTGGGGGAGGACATCTCGCGGGACTTCACACACTTCACGAAGGACCCGCGGGTGCTGCAGGAGCGGCGCCGGCAGATCGCGGCCGCGCTGGAGAGCGGCCGACGGCCCTAG